The Sorangiineae bacterium MSr11954 DNA segment CATCCAGCGATTCGACGAGCTTGAGTCCCTTTTCGGGGCCGAGGATGAACACGGCGTCATCGATGGCGTCGGCGAGGAAGGCGGTTTTCGCCCAAATCGTGACGCTTCGCGATTGGGTGGCCGGCTGGCCCGTGCGCGGGTCGATGATGTGGTGGTAGCGCTTTTTTCCGATGAGGTAAGCGCGCTCGTAGTCGCCGGCCGTGCTGAAGGCGTGGTCGGTGAGCGGCAAGAGCGCGAAGAATTCGCCGGCGGGGCCGCGTGGATCGCGGATGCCGGCGGACCAGTCGCTCCCGTCGGGCTTCTTGCCGCGCGCGTACAGATCACCCCCTGCTTGGACGTAGAAGGAGGTCAGGCCGAGGTCGGCGAGCACCTTGGCCGCCCGGTCGACGGCGTAGCCTTTGGCGATGCCGCCCAGGCTGATGCGAACTCCGCGCGTATCGAGGGCGATGGTGCGCGCGCCCTCGTCGAGGTGGACGTGGCGGTAGTTGACGAGCGGAAGCTTCGCTCGAATCGCCGCGTTCGTCGGGGGGTGCGGGTCCAAGTCCTCGTCGAATTTCCAAAGCCCGTGCAGGCTCTCGAAGGTGATGTCGAAGGTCCCCTCGGAAATTTGGCTGGTGTGCAGCGCCTCCCGCACCACCTCCATCGTCTCGGGGTCGACTTGCACCGCGCCCTGACCGGCCGCCGCGTTGACGCGCGACAGATCGCTGTCGGGTCGCCACGTGGTCATCAGCGCCTCGAGCCTCTGAATTTCGCGGGTGGCCGCGTCGAACGCGCGCCGCGTGGCGTCGGCGTCCACGGTGGGCGTGGTGAAGGCGGCGTAAGCCAGGTGCGTTCCCATCGCGCGCGCTTCGCCTGCAATCTTCTCGGGCGTAAAGCCTTCCAGCCCCGCGCGTGAGGCGGCCGGCGTGGAAGATGCGGAAGATGCGGACGGTGTCAGGGGCGCCAGCAACGAGGTGGGGGCGGCGGATGCGCCGGGCGCCGCTTCGGTCGATCGCGGGGGCGTCGCGGTCGTGCCAGCGCGATCGCAGGCGAAAAGGGCGATGCCCAATGCGCTTGCGACGGCTAGGCTCCCGTGCAGTATCGCACGGGAGCACGCCCTCGCTCGCGACTCAGGCAGGCTCCGCGGGGTCATCATACTGTTCTCGTACCACGGTTGCCGTTTGACATCCTTTAAGCTCGCCATGCGGATCGGGTGGATCGCGCTCGCGCTGATCATGGCGTATGCGGTACGTGCCGAGGCGCAGCCCGCGCCCC contains these protein-coding regions:
- a CDS encoding FAD:protein FMN transferase, whose protein sequence is MGIALFACDRAGTTATPPRSTEAAPGASAAPTSLLAPLTPSASSASSTPAASRAGLEGFTPEKIAGEARAMGTHLAYAAFTTPTVDADATRRAFDAATREIQRLEALMTTWRPDSDLSRVNAAAGQGAVQVDPETMEVVREALHTSQISEGTFDITFESLHGLWKFDEDLDPHPPTNAAIRAKLPLVNYRHVHLDEGARTIALDTRGVRISLGGIAKGYAVDRAAKVLADLGLTSFYVQAGGDLYARGKKPDGSDWSAGIRDPRGPAGEFFALLPLTDHAFSTAGDYERAYLIGKKRYHHIIDPRTGQPATQSRSVTIWAKTAFLADAIDDAVFILGPEKGLKLVESLDGVGAVIIDAKNNLWISKRLEGKLRIIKPPTDGP